A single window of Nicotiana sylvestris chromosome 3, ASM39365v2, whole genome shotgun sequence DNA harbors:
- the LOC138887949 gene encoding uncharacterized protein → MDAIALVKRFGKPDLFITMTCNPTWPEIKEHLWTTDEEQNRPDLISRVFRAKVEELKTDISKRNIFGKVVAYMYTVEFQKRGLPNAHFLIILANGYKLLTSEAYDGIISAELPDRGVHGSAKFNYPKKFAEHTSKGSDSYSIYKRRNTGEVVKVREQYLDNSWVVPYNPFLLGKFNCHINVEVCSDIKVVKYLYKYICKGHDKIAFYVHDNESHKEIDEIKEYQSARWVSPPEAIWHLFSFSISEMYPSVYHLQLHLKGQQFVSFKGNTDTNTIINYPMINKTMLTEFFQMNRTNKDSIKLNLLYKEFPEYFVWSTTDKTWTWRQQRCTVGRIVTCHPTEGERYYLRLILLNVRGPKSYKDLRTINGEHYNTFRESAEKKRTITL, encoded by the exons ATGGATGCAATTGCATTAGTAAAACGTTTTGGGAAACCAGATTTGTTTATAACTATGACTTGTAATCCGACTTGGCCAGAAATAAAAGAACATCTGTGGACAACTGATGAGGAGCAAAATAGACCTGATTTAATTAGTCGAGTATTCAGGGCTAAAGTTGAAGAACTGAAAACTGATATAAGCAAGAGAAATATCTTTGGAAAAGTTGTTGCTTATATGTATACTGTTGAATTCCAAAAACGAGGTTTACCAAATGCTCATTTCcttataatattagctaatggaTATAAGTTATTGACATCGGAGGCTTACGATGGAATTATTAGTGCTGAACTACCAGATAGGGGTGTTCACGGTTCG GCAAAG TTTAATTATCCAAAAAAGTTTGCTGAACATACATCAAAAGGAAGTGATTCTTATTCCATCTATAAAAGACGAAACACAGGAGAGGTTGTGAAAGTACGGGAGCAATATTTAGATAACTCTTGGGTTGTTCCATACAATCCTTTTTTACTTGGTAAATTCAACTGTCATATAAATGTTGAAGTTTGCTCTGATATAAAGGTTGTTAAATATCTTTACAAATATATTTGTAAAGGACATGACAAAATTGCATTTTATGTACATGATAATGAATcacacaaagaaatagatgaaataAAAGAGTATCAATCTGCTAGATGGGTATCACCACCTGAAGCTATATGGCATTTATTTAGTTTCTCTATTAGTGAGATGTATCCAAGCGTTTATCACCTTCAGTTGCATCTTAAAGGGCAACAATTTGTTTCTTTTAAAGGCAATACAGATACAAACACAATCATTAATTATCCTATGATTAATAAAACAATGCTGACAGAATTTTTCCAGATGAACAGAACTAACAAAGATTCCATAAAGCTTAACTTATTATACAAAGAATTTCCTGAATATTTTGTATGGTCAACTACAGACAAAACATGGACATGGCGACAACAACGTTGCACCGTTGGCCGTATCGTAACATGTCACCCAACTGAAGGAGAACGATATTATCTGAGACTAATATTGCTAAATGTGAGGGGACCGAAATCATATAAAGATCTTCGAACTATAAATGGGGAACATTATAATACTTTTAGAGAATCCGCAGAAAAAAAAAGGACTATTACACTGTGA